Proteins found in one Arachis stenosperma cultivar V10309 chromosome 8, arast.V10309.gnm1.PFL2, whole genome shotgun sequence genomic segment:
- the LOC130945851 gene encoding uncharacterized protein LOC130945851 yields the protein MADKESPQLSQDDLLARIAELQAEVRRIAELSTQNNGESSKNSAQGATDPLNIALPKEKLTLDNPFSEEITNYQMPKNFTLPTALEPYKGFGDPRAHVKKFQSMMFFNSPKNELVLCRAFPTYLDGAALLWFSKLPEGSISSFEDLARSFIDYFAASRIYVHGSDYLGTIKQGQHESLKDYMTRFADATMEIQDLDPAVHLHALKAGLRPGKFRETIAITKPKTLEEFRERAAGQMEIKELREAQKSDKQPHRRDEERTFRSPGNRDTKKPSKPASKYNTYTRFNTRRENIIREILNAKIIKPPARAGNYQDQRFVDKTKHCAFHRKFGHTTDDCIVAKDLLERLARQGLLDKYIKTRKGRGGNSDKIEHKEAKADDKKERTTPDPPRGVINHISGGFAGGGETSSARKRSYRAMLAIEGTIQPRKDKEPDVTISFNQADFKSASPNLDNPVVISIQVGELLVRKTLLDPGSSADVLFYSTFTKMKLFEKLIQPSSGELIGFSGERVPIMGHIWLKTTMGKIPMSKSIDIQYLIVNCYSPYNIILGRPALNIFRAVVSTLHLCVKFPVQENKIATVYADHQEARQCYNAGLKPVQTKQEARPQVQAIHTSANSATLADLDPREDLGERPRPMDNLQQVTLTADEKQCTYVGEALEGADRARLIHILRKNADLFAWTPDDMPGISPKVICHKLAIDKTIRPVAQKKRNLREEKRQAALEETQKLLNAGFIREIRFTTWLSNVVMVRKSSGKWRMCVDFTNLNKACPKDAYPLPCIDKLVDNASGFKALSFMDAYSGYNQIQMHPEDQSKTAFITEHGNFCYKVMPFGLKNAGATYQRLMDKVFQQQIGRNMEVYVDDMVAKTPAQGSHYDDLVEIFRQLRAYNMRLNPDKCAFGVQGGKFLGFMLTSRGIEANPEKCKAVLNMTSPKTVKEVQQLAGRIAALSRFLPAVANRSYHFFQTFSKGKKFTWTDECENSFTELKQNLTSPPILQRPETGKPLCLYLSVSNHAISSVLVTETERKQNPVYFISRVLQPTETRYPKIEQLALALVTTARRLRHYFQSHTIIVRTDQPLRQILTRPELAGRLIKWVIELSEFDIQYEPRKTLKSQVLADFISEMTNDTQYTEVSWSMHVDGASNKEGSGAGIILKEGDKVVAEQSVQFRFNASNNQAEYEALLAGIKLALQLQIPRITAYCDSSLVVHQIKGEFQVKDPLLEKYWLITKDLISKFKEFDIIHVNREQNTRADVLSKLATTRQAKNTSALSQLTLDKPSFEQDTILSITQVPDWRTPFLEYINTGTTPNDEPNLPLFRRRASFYTVLGNTLYRRGHSRPLLKCISWEEAEDVMAETHEGVCGNHIGGRALAAKILRTGYYWPTIKRDCISKVKACDNCQKHATLSETPTEELHTIEVSWPFDRWGLDILGPFPKAPGQVKFLLVSMDYFSKWIEAQPLAHITAEKVRSFLWKNIICRYGIPREIISDNGRQFTDHKLAAFLTNFNIKHHFSSVEHPQTNGQVESANRIILQGLKKKLGDAKGEWADLIPEILWSYNTSIQSATGETPFKLVYGAETLIPVEVSVPTLRTELYDQSNNLQARTAELDLVEEERDISAVKQRARKQYLEQRHNRNVVHRSFNNGDLVLRRTEEARKPPAHGKLAANWEGPFRVLQNLGKGAYKLETLQGDQLPGTWNISSLRKYQS from the coding sequence ATGGCTGACAAGGAAAGTCCACAACTCTCACAGGATGACCTCCTGGCTCGAATCGCCGAGCTTCAGGCGGAAGTACGAAGAATAGCTGAGCTGTCTACGCAGAACAATGGAGAAAGCTCCAAAAACTCGGCTCAAGGTGCTACAGACCCTTTAAACATCGCCCTGCCAAAGGAGAAGCTCACCCTCGACAACCCCTTCTCCGAGGAGATCACAAATTATCAGATGCCAAAAAACTTTACTCTCCCCACCGCACTGGAGCCATACAAAGGGTTCGGCGACCCCCGAGCCCACGTAAAGAAGTTCCAATCAATGATGTTTTTCAACAGCCCTAAGAATGAGCTCGTCCTCTGCCGAGCATTCCCTACCTACCTCGACGGTGCTGCATTACTCTGGTTTTCTAAACTCCCTGAAGGTTCAATTTCCTCCTTCGAAGATCTTGCCAGATCATTCATTGATTACTTTGCCGCTTCAAGAATCTACGTACATGGATCAGACTATCTCGGCACCATCAAACAAGGCCAGCACGAGAGCCTGAAAGACTACATGACCAGATTCGCTGACGCTACTATGGAGATCCAAGACTTGGACCCAGCCGTTCACCTGCACGCTCTCAAGGCCGGCCTCAGACCTGGTAAATTCCGGGAGACCATCGCCATAACAAAGCCAAAGACGCTAGAGGAATTCCGCGAAAGGGCGGCAGGTCAAATGGAGATCAAAGAACTCCGAGAAGCCCAAAAATCAGACAAACAACCACATCGGAGAGACGAAGAAAGAACTTTCAGATCGCCAGGCAACAGGGACACTAAGAAACCTTCCAAGCCCGCGTCAAAGTACAACACATACACCAGATTCAATACCAGAAGAGAAAACATCATCAGAGAAATCCTCAACGCCAAAATCATAAAGCCACCAGCTCGAGCAGGGAACTACCAAGATCAAAGGTTCGTGGATAAGACAAAGCATTGTGCTTTCCACCGGAAATTCGGTCACACTACAGATGATTGCATCGTCGCGAAGGACCTCCTGGAAAGGCTAGCACGCCAAGGGCTCCTGGACAAATATATCAAGACCCGGAAGGGCAGAGGAGGAAACTCGGACAAGATAGAGCATAAGGAAGCAAAGGCCGACGACAAAAAAGAGAGGACGACTCCTGATCCACCAAGAGGAGTCATTAACCACATATCAGGAGGATTCGCAGGCGGAGGAGAAACAAGCTCGGCCAGGAAACGAAGCTACAGAGCAATGCTAGCAATCGAAGGAACCATACAACCAAGGAAGGACAAAGAACCAGATGTCACAATATCCTTCAACCAAGCAGACTTCAAATCGGCAAGCCCTAACCTCGACAACCCCGTGGTAATTTCAATCCAAGTCGGCGAACTGTTGGTAAGAAAGACATTATTAGATCCAGGTAGTAGTGCTGATGTTTTATTTTACTCTACCTTCACAAAAAtgaaattatttgaaaaattgatACAACCTTCTTCCGGAGAGCTAATTGGGTTCTCCGGAGAGAGAGTCCCCATCATGGGACACATATGGCTAAAGACCACAATGGGAAAAATCCCTATGTCAAAGTCAATTGATATTCAATACCTAATAGTAAACTGTTACAGCCCTTACAATATTATCCTTGGGAGACCCGCCCTGAATATATTCAGAGCAGTGGTGTCCACATTACATCTGTGTGTCAAGTTTCCAGTGCAGGAAAACAAGATCGCTACGGTGTACGCCGATCATCAAGAAGCTCGGCAATGCTACAATGCTGGTCTAAAACCAGtccaaacaaaacaggaagctcGGCCCCAGGTTCAAGCAATCCACACGTCTGCCAACTCAGCGACTCTAGCCGACCTAGACCCTAGAGAAGATCTCGGTGAAAGACCTCGGCCAATGGACAATCTTCAACAAGTAACACTAACAGCAGACGAGAAACAATGCACATATGTTGGAGAAGCGTTAGAAGGGGCAGACCGAGCAAGGCTCATTCACATACTGCGTAAGAACGCCGACCTTTTCGCATGGACACCAGATGACATGCCCGGGATAAGCCCAAAAGTCATCTGCCACAAGCTAGCAATTGACAAAACAATCCGACCAGTCGCACAGAAGAAAAGGAACCTCAGAGAGGAGAAAAGACAAGCAGCACTCGAAGAAACCCAAAAGCTCCTCAATGCAGGTTTTATCAGAGAAATTCGCTTCACCACATGGTTGTCCAACGTGGTAATGGTAAGGAAGAGTTCAGGTAAATGGCGCATGTGCGTCGACtttacaaatttaaataaagCTTGTCCTAAAGATGCATACCCATTGCCCTGCATTGATAAATTAGTTGATAACGCCTCTGGTTTCAAAGCTTTGAGttttatggatgcatactccGGCTATAACCAGATTCAGATGCACCCAGAAGACCAAAGCAAAACAGCTTTTATAACAGAACATGGAAATTTTTGTTACAAGGTAATGCCTTTTGGCTTAAAGAATGCAGGTGCGACATATCAGCGGTTAATGGACAAAGTATTCCAACAGCAGATAGGCCGGAATATGGAAGTCTATGTAGATGATATGGTAGCAAAAACACCAGCACAAGGGTCACACTATGATGACTTGGTAGAAATATTCAGACAACTCCGAGCATACAACATGAGACTCAATCCGGACAAATGTGCTTTCGGAGTCCAAGGAGGGAAATTCCTCGGATTCATGCTAACCTCGCGAGGCATCGAAGCCAACCCAGAAAAATGTAAAGCCGTACTGAACATGACAAGCCCAAAGACGGTAAAAGAAGTCCAACAACTAGCAGGACGAATAGCTGCCTTATCTCGTTTCCTACCTGCAGTGGCAAACCGATCTTATCATTTCTTCCAGACATTCTCTAAAGGCAAGAAGTTCACCTGGACAGACGAATGTGAGAACTCTTTTACCGAGCTCAAACAGAACCTAACATCACCGCCAATCCTCCAAAGACCAGAGACAGGTAAGCCATTGTGTTTATACCTATCAGTATCTAACCATGCTATAAGCTCGGTATTAGTAACAGAAACAGAAAGAAAGCAAAACCCAGTATACTTCATCAGTAGGGTGCTACAACCAACAGAAACAAGGTACCCAAAGATAGAACAATTGGCACTGGCTCTAGTCACCACGGCAAGAAGACTGCGACACTACTTCCAAAGCCACACAATCATAGTACGAACAGACCAACCGCTAAGGCAGATACTAACCAGACCCGAGCTCGCCGGAAGACTAATAAAATGGGTGATCGAGCTCTCTGAGTTCGATATTCAATACGAACCAAGGAAGACACTGAAGTCACAAGTGCTAGCCGACTTTATATCGGAAATGACTAACGATACACAATACACAGAGGTCAGTTGGAGCATGCACGTGGATGGAGCGTCAAACAAAGAGGGCAGTGGAGCAGGAATTATACTAAAGGAAGGAGACAAAGTGGTGGCCGAGCAGTCAGTACAGTTCCGCTTTAACGCAAgcaacaatcaggcagaatatgaggCCCTACTCGCTGGAATAAAGCTCGCCCTACAACTACAAATACCTCGAATAACAGCCTACTGCGACTCTTCATTAGTGGTACATCAAATAAAGGGCGAATTCCAGGTAAAAGATCCTTTGTTAGAGAAATATTGGCTCATAACAAAGgatctaatttcaaaatttaaagaatttgatattattcatgTAAACCGAGAACAAAACACCAGGGCCGATGTGTTATCTAAGTTGGCCACAACACGGCAAGCCAAAAACACATCGGCACTGTCCCAGCTAACACTTGACAAACCAAGTTTTGAGCAGGATACAATTCTGAGTATTACACAGGTCCCAGATTGGCGAACACCTTTTCTCGAATACATCAACACAGGCACTACGCCAAATGACGAGCCGAACTTGCCACTCTTCCGAAGAAGAGCAAGCTTCTATACAGTGCTAGGAAATACTTTGTACAGACGAGGACATTCCCGACCACTCCTTAAATGCATCAGCTGGGAGGAGGCCGAGGATGTCATGGCCGAGACACACGAAGGAGTCTGCGGCAACCATATCGGCGGCCGAGCTTTAGCAGCAAAGATCCTGCGAACAGGATATTATTGGCCGACGATAAAACGGGACTGCATCTCCAAAGTCAAGGCATGTGATAACTGTCAAAAGCACGCCACCCTCTCGGAGACCCCGACCGAAGAACTCCATACCATAGAGGTAAGCTGGCCTTTCGATAGGTGGGGATTAGATATCCTCGGACCTTTCCCGAAAGCGCCAGGCCAGGTAAAGTTCCTTTTGGTTTCAATGGATTATTTCTCTAAATGGATAGAGGCACAACCACTAGCACACATAACGGCAGAAAAAGTGCGATCTTTTTTATGGAAAAATATCATATGCAGATACGGTATCCCAAGAGAGATAATCTCGGACAACGGGAGACAATTTACAGATCATAAGCTCGCTGCCTTTCTAACAAACTTTAACATCAAACATCATTTCAGCTCAGTAGAGCACCCACAAACTAACGGACAAGTTGAATCAGCTAACAGAATTATCTTGCAGGGATTAAAGAAAAAGCTCGGCGACGCTAAGGGAGAATGGGCCGACCTCATTCCAGAAATTCTATGGAGTTACAATACCAGCATTCAATCTGCCACAGGAGAGACTCCTTTCAAACTGGTATATGGCGCAGAAACACTTATCCCAGTAGAGGTCAGCGTTCCAACATTAAGGACCGAGCTCTATGATCAATCGAATAACCTACAAGCTCGGACAGCCGAGTTGGACcttgtagaagaagaaagagacaTTTCCGCCGTAAAGCAACGAGCCAGAAAACAATACCTAGAGCAAAGACACAACAGAAATGTAGTTCACCGGTCTTTCAACAATGGAGACCTTGTACTCAGACGCACAGAAGAAGCCCGGAAACCTCCGGCACATGGCAAATTGGCGGCAAACTGGGAAGGGCCTTTCCGAGTTCTCCAAAATCTCGGAAAGGGGGCTTACAAGCTCGAAACCCTTCAAGGAGATCAACTTCCAGGAACATGGAACATCTCCTCCCTAAGAAAATATCAGTCATGA
- the LOC130945852 gene encoding protein EPIDERMAL PATTERNING FACTOR 1, with product MTTTMTRTYFCAAILFTLLMLMAYSPATIFARHITTFSLRGDEHQVAVVGNTKDGSNVGKERLFRGADTLQVAGSRLPDCSRACGSCSPCRLVMVSFVCSSLQEAETCPIAYKCMCHNKSYPVP from the exons ATGACCACCACCATGACAAGGACCTACTTTTGTGCTGCTATATTATTCACCCTTCTAATGCTCATGGCTTATAGTCCCGCTACAATCTTTGCCAGGCACATAACCACCTTTAGTTTGC GTGGGGATGAGCATCAAGTTGCTGTAGTGGGAAACACAAAAGATGGAAGCAATGTGGGGAAAGAGAGGTTGTTTAGGGGAGCGGACACTCTACAAGTGGCCGGTTCAAGGTTGCCGGATTGCTCGCGAGCCTGTGGATCTTGCTCTCCATGCCGGTTGGTGATGGTGAGCTTTGTTTGTTCATCCCTTCAAGAGGCAGAGACATGCCCTATAGCTTATAAGTGCATGTGCCATAACAAGTCCTACCCTGTCCCTtga
- the LOC130945853 gene encoding NDR1/HIN1-like protein 6, with translation MAAVAIMYFIFRPQIPMYGIDSLQVKAFEMRNDSKLYTEMAVVVRCENPNKKIGFKYGEDNSVSIIYSDGELCAGKFESLLQAAKSTVMINMTLKGEREVDSKEKEQFMAQQKEGKIPLVLISNIPVTPVIGGNIHELWNVSVRANCLMVVDNIQKDKTPNISHKECSFAAHFWN, from the coding sequence ATGGCGGCGGTTGCCATCATGTACTTCATTTTCCGCCCTCAGATTCCGATGTACGGCATTGACAGTCTCCAAGTGAAGGCTTTCGAAATGCGCAACGACAGCAAGCTTTACACTGAAATGGCGGTGGTTGTGAGGTGCGAAAATCCGAACAAGAAGATTGGATTCAAGTATGGAGAAGATAACTCCGTGAGCATAATCTATTCGGATGGGGAGCTTTGCGCGggaaagtttgaatctttgtTGCAGGCGGCAAAGAGCACGGTGATGATTAATATGACGCTGAAGGGGGAGAGGGAAGTGGATTCGAAAGAGAAAGAGCAGTTTATGGCGCAACAGAAGGAAGGGAAGATTCCTTTGGTGCTGATTTCGAATATTCCTGTAACCCCAGTGATTGGCGGGAATATTCATGAGTTATGGAATGTTAGCGTTCGTGCTAATTGTTTAATGGTTGTTGATAATATCCAGAAAGATAAAACGCCTAATATCTCTCACAAAGAATGTAGCTTTGCTGCTCATTTCTGGAATTAA
- the LOC130943463 gene encoding uncharacterized protein LOC130943463 isoform X1 encodes MFDIWFGWSKASKCKRAIKRGRCRLKLIKNKREAIARQLRKDVAELIHCGHDETALNRVEQLIEDERLAAVYELLDHYCEFVLSQLSYIRRHRDCPNDINEAVSSLIYASARCGEIPELCVIRKLFGERYGDKFVTTAMELLLGNLVNNQLKENLSGNPVSEDLKLKMVDEIVRENCTQEQVLAIQYYPSWQQEQVKENKGYQVHPSETEEIERDLTCVDSSMSKPNDSCSSPKSTLIDVSAIVPAVQKYPPYILNSPLKKKTVNFTELEDYGGDIEECEFSVSKDGTFQDQTLFKFRTSDQSKRERKETQITCYESNIDRHESWSEKSSIRAYTKSKRVKRPRRRSASFESIGIMDIGYMVYYHKPWRSPSAHKHGTHRLRKDQKPSPDGISLSSYAQKRLKEKISQSCQSEDGTRRRSFNMRMSGCSLDQPCQFLLYDYDDDKPKKWIKATHFHQVSVDECCHCQPFMNDLVTTNITQRQRPNRKSYSGEIKHHFLGSNEIETEYSVSMGNYASSKCSNARNTTCSLTRTETETNYSRAMSMPQDRRRSCGKDKMVRTYSCPNHVHPKLPEYDDIAAKFTALKRERQESKVQLQK; translated from the exons ATGTTTGACATCTGGTTTGGTTGGTCCAAAGCTTCAAAATG taagAGAGCAATAAAAAGAGGGAGGTGCAGGCTGAAGCTGATAAAGAACAAGAGGGAAGCAATTGCAAGGCAATTGAGAAAAGATGTGGCTGAACTCATACATTGTGGCCATGATGAAACTGCTCTTAACCGG GTTGAGCAGCTCATTGAAGATGAAAGGCTAGCTGCTGTATATGAATTGCTAGATCATTACTGTGAATTTGTTCTTTCTCAACTCTCCTATATCCGAAGGCACAG GGACTGTCCTAATGATATCAATGAAGCAGTTTCTAGTCTTATATATGCTTCTGCAAGATGTGGGGAGATTCCAGAGCTGTGTGTCATAAGGAAGCTATTTGGAGAGCGTTATGGTGACAAGTTTGTCACTACAGCTATGGAGCTGCTTCTTGGAAATCTTGTAAACAATCAG TTAAAAGAGAACCTATCAGGAAATCCAGTGTCAGAAGATCTCAAGTTGAAAATGGTTGATGAAATAGTAAGGGAAAACTGCACACAAGAACAGGTTTTAGCCATTCAATACTACCCCAGTTGGCAACAAGAACAG GTCAAAGAAAACAAAGGTTATCAAGTACATCCTTCAGAGACTGAAGAGATAGAAAGGGATCTTACATGTGTTGATTCATCTATGTCCAAACCAAATGACTCTTGTTCTTCACCAAAATCTACCTTAATTGATGTTTCTGCAATTGTACCTGCTGTTCAGAAGTATCCTCCATATATCCTGAACTCTcctttgaaaaagaaaacagtgAACTTTACTGAGCTTGAGGATTATGGTGGTGACATTGAGGAATGTGAGTTTTCTGTATCAAAAGATGGTACTTTCCAGGACCAAACACTATTTAAGTTCAGAACCTCTGACCAATCCAAGAGAGAACGAAAAGAAACTCAAATTACTTGTTATGAAAGCAACATAGATCGACACGAGTCGTGGAGCGAAAAGTCAAGCATAAGGGCCTATACAAAGAGCAAAAGGGTTAAAAGGCCAAGAAGGAGATCAGCATCTTTTGAAAGCATAGGCATAATGGATATTGGATACATGGTATACTATCATAAGCCATGGAGAAGTCCCTCGGCGCATAAACACGGCACTCATCGCCTCAGAAAGGATCAAAAGCCTTCGCCAGATGGAATTTCCCTATCAAGCTATGCTCAGAAGAGATTGAAGGAAAAGATTTCGCAGTCGTGTCAAAGTGAAGATGGCACAAGGAGAAGATCTTTCAACATGAGAATGAGTGGATGCAGCTTGGACCAACCTTGTCAATTTCTCCTCtatgattatgatgatgataaaCCAAAGAAATGGATCAAAGCTACACATTTTCATCAAGTTTCGGTTGATGAATGTTGTCATTGCCAACCCTTCATGAATGATTTAGTTACCACTAACATCACTCAGAGGCAGAGGCCGAATCGAAAGAGTTATAGTGGTGAAATTAAGCATCATTTTCTTGGAAGCAATGAAATAGAAACAGAGTACTCTGTTTCAATGGGAAACTATGCTTCTTCCAAATGTTCCAATGCAAGGAATACTACTTGTTCCTTAACAAGAACAGAAACAGAAACCAACTACTCGAGGGCCATGTCGATGCCTCAAGATCGGCGGCGCAGTTGTGGCAAAGACAAGATGGTTAGAACATACTCATGTCCAAATCATGTTCATCCAAAGTTGCCGGAGTATGATGACATAGCTGCAAAGTTCACTGCTCTAAAGAGAGAGCGCCAAGAAAGCAAAGTCCAGCTACAAAAGTAG
- the LOC130943463 gene encoding uncharacterized protein LOC130943463 isoform X2: MFDIWFGWSKASKWLKLIKNKREAIARQLRKDVAELIHCGHDETALNRVEQLIEDERLAAVYELLDHYCEFVLSQLSYIRRHRDCPNDINEAVSSLIYASARCGEIPELCVIRKLFGERYGDKFVTTAMELLLGNLVNNQLKENLSGNPVSEDLKLKMVDEIVRENCTQEQVLAIQYYPSWQQEQVKENKGYQVHPSETEEIERDLTCVDSSMSKPNDSCSSPKSTLIDVSAIVPAVQKYPPYILNSPLKKKTVNFTELEDYGGDIEECEFSVSKDGTFQDQTLFKFRTSDQSKRERKETQITCYESNIDRHESWSEKSSIRAYTKSKRVKRPRRRSASFESIGIMDIGYMVYYHKPWRSPSAHKHGTHRLRKDQKPSPDGISLSSYAQKRLKEKISQSCQSEDGTRRRSFNMRMSGCSLDQPCQFLLYDYDDDKPKKWIKATHFHQVSVDECCHCQPFMNDLVTTNITQRQRPNRKSYSGEIKHHFLGSNEIETEYSVSMGNYASSKCSNARNTTCSLTRTETETNYSRAMSMPQDRRRSCGKDKMVRTYSCPNHVHPKLPEYDDIAAKFTALKRERQESKVQLQK; this comes from the exons ATGTTTGACATCTGGTTTGGTTGGTCCAAAGCTTCAAAATG GCTGAAGCTGATAAAGAACAAGAGGGAAGCAATTGCAAGGCAATTGAGAAAAGATGTGGCTGAACTCATACATTGTGGCCATGATGAAACTGCTCTTAACCGG GTTGAGCAGCTCATTGAAGATGAAAGGCTAGCTGCTGTATATGAATTGCTAGATCATTACTGTGAATTTGTTCTTTCTCAACTCTCCTATATCCGAAGGCACAG GGACTGTCCTAATGATATCAATGAAGCAGTTTCTAGTCTTATATATGCTTCTGCAAGATGTGGGGAGATTCCAGAGCTGTGTGTCATAAGGAAGCTATTTGGAGAGCGTTATGGTGACAAGTTTGTCACTACAGCTATGGAGCTGCTTCTTGGAAATCTTGTAAACAATCAG TTAAAAGAGAACCTATCAGGAAATCCAGTGTCAGAAGATCTCAAGTTGAAAATGGTTGATGAAATAGTAAGGGAAAACTGCACACAAGAACAGGTTTTAGCCATTCAATACTACCCCAGTTGGCAACAAGAACAG GTCAAAGAAAACAAAGGTTATCAAGTACATCCTTCAGAGACTGAAGAGATAGAAAGGGATCTTACATGTGTTGATTCATCTATGTCCAAACCAAATGACTCTTGTTCTTCACCAAAATCTACCTTAATTGATGTTTCTGCAATTGTACCTGCTGTTCAGAAGTATCCTCCATATATCCTGAACTCTcctttgaaaaagaaaacagtgAACTTTACTGAGCTTGAGGATTATGGTGGTGACATTGAGGAATGTGAGTTTTCTGTATCAAAAGATGGTACTTTCCAGGACCAAACACTATTTAAGTTCAGAACCTCTGACCAATCCAAGAGAGAACGAAAAGAAACTCAAATTACTTGTTATGAAAGCAACATAGATCGACACGAGTCGTGGAGCGAAAAGTCAAGCATAAGGGCCTATACAAAGAGCAAAAGGGTTAAAAGGCCAAGAAGGAGATCAGCATCTTTTGAAAGCATAGGCATAATGGATATTGGATACATGGTATACTATCATAAGCCATGGAGAAGTCCCTCGGCGCATAAACACGGCACTCATCGCCTCAGAAAGGATCAAAAGCCTTCGCCAGATGGAATTTCCCTATCAAGCTATGCTCAGAAGAGATTGAAGGAAAAGATTTCGCAGTCGTGTCAAAGTGAAGATGGCACAAGGAGAAGATCTTTCAACATGAGAATGAGTGGATGCAGCTTGGACCAACCTTGTCAATTTCTCCTCtatgattatgatgatgataaaCCAAAGAAATGGATCAAAGCTACACATTTTCATCAAGTTTCGGTTGATGAATGTTGTCATTGCCAACCCTTCATGAATGATTTAGTTACCACTAACATCACTCAGAGGCAGAGGCCGAATCGAAAGAGTTATAGTGGTGAAATTAAGCATCATTTTCTTGGAAGCAATGAAATAGAAACAGAGTACTCTGTTTCAATGGGAAACTATGCTTCTTCCAAATGTTCCAATGCAAGGAATACTACTTGTTCCTTAACAAGAACAGAAACAGAAACCAACTACTCGAGGGCCATGTCGATGCCTCAAGATCGGCGGCGCAGTTGTGGCAAAGACAAGATGGTTAGAACATACTCATGTCCAAATCATGTTCATCCAAAGTTGCCGGAGTATGATGACATAGCTGCAAAGTTCACTGCTCTAAAGAGAGAGCGCCAAGAAAGCAAAGTCCAGCTACAAAAGTAG